A genomic segment from Ptychodera flava strain L36383 chromosome 8, AS_Pfla_20210202, whole genome shotgun sequence encodes:
- the LOC139138549 gene encoding LOW QUALITY PROTEIN: receptor-type tyrosine-protein phosphatase delta-like (The sequence of the model RefSeq protein was modified relative to this genomic sequence to represent the inferred CDS: deleted 1 base in 1 codon), translating to MDFNVKILYQYFLIGLVLVLVYYVDAEAPVSITRGLESQVGVAGGVTSFICEVTGDPKPEIVWFKNDKEASSQRYTEFPIRGGSVLRIEPLRTPRDDAEFTCRASNGVGDAVESSARLIVLQERSLPAGFPTITQDPDLKVVEKGRLALMECRADGNPEPDITWLKEYVPVDMTDERISQLEGGTLRIENAAESDQGKYQCIASNRAGTRYSAAANLFVRVRRVAPQFTIKPRDQEVMPGGSVSLTCVAAGSPLPYVKWMKEGLDLEDEDDLPLGRNVLELTNVQETANYTCIATSTLGTIETSVKVTVKALPRPPTIPQVSDISATSVRLHWNSGNVDPVLSYVVHYKLKFSSGSYTEISDITSTTYTVENLQPYSEYEFKVSAVNNIGQGDPSEGSTATTGELVPQTAPRDVQARPLSSSTILIQWLQPEIPNGQIRSYRVYYTRFPSQLVSSWDIHNVDTGHLTTISDLVTLTTYSIRVSALTAVGEGPLSPIVKVKTQQGVPSQPLDFRGEAISPTAIQLNWAAPSHAEDSITAYELYYNSSDGEINEHDTLTAVNTHQIRNLRANTLYKIRLAARTERGLGVSTSVISVRTRQAVPDAPPQNVRGEFLDSTSIQIHWAPPPASQQNGVITGYEIYYNMILDETYDEGSDASDALSRETIDAVHTIEVSSSARSSTLQDLEKWTQYRIWMVASTIVGDGPASEPIIVRTDEDVPDGAPKKIEVRALNSTAIHIKWRAPSASRRNGRIRGYQIFCQELSDNDEPIGQPKMVDVMSDEEVDYSARQERVIADLKPDTSYQVEISAYTIKGDGERSRPKLVHTQGAVPSKPLGFTVRQDGSSYYATWQRPTQTHGQVKGYKVMWGPKDRSAPMKKSETQSGEMEFQFTRLANGVDYIFKVSASNNVGYGEEATAEISTPETAPQGPPENVTAQALSPTAIKLRWDPPAFEQRGGTIVKYTVRYYERSSQNVRGKKVNDTNKNDMTVTQLQPNTEYVFQVQAYTSVGSGAFSREVEERTLSAPPADAPVFESGFALGPNTISLKWLAPTETRGHITGYTVYYTKDASQPIGRWQTVETGPQLETSVTGLEPLTTYTFKVSARSSEGHSPVSQNMQLQTTAVKPGSPQKLQATEVMENKMKLEWDPPRLLNNAVIKRYEVTFTPNQSGHRYSTEDTHIILAGLRPNTVYKFSVVAVTDPGEEKSDPTTITKATKLGAPPDMDKPSVVDNQDHDNTIPLRMVPGSNENGEIDFYLVVVVPCEVDSNGQPILTKSPDDYLNDLYINAADRRRRNVIVAMLRKTRDIDSDDSPAYIAMKVMADELQDNQENMLVIGDGRTVNGYLNKPLVKGQHYVFFVAACVVDENEEKFSTSQFSEPSKASKASAVISTTAAPKDGKIAYIIAPVIGAIVVVIIIVVIFLFVRRRRHAPTPKEKQEAPPHPSDPVEMRRMNFQTAAMMSHPPIPVSELSEHIERLKANDNLKFSQEYESIEPGQQFTWDHSNLDYNKPKNRYANVIAYDHSRVVLTPVDGQTGSDYTNANYCDGYRKQNAYIATQGPLPETIADFWRMVWDQRTATIVMMTKLEERNRVKCDQYWPSRGMETYGYIQVTLLDTTELATYTIRTFVISNLRNRSGEKREIRQLQFTAWPDHGVPEHPTPVLAFLRRVKACNPPDAGPIITHCSAGVGRTGAFIVIDSMLERIKHEKTVDIYGHVTCLRAQRNYMVQTEDQYIFIHDALLEAVQSGNTEVPARNLYAHIQKLTQPEQGETVTGMELEFKRLANTKAQPSRFVSANLPANKFKNRLVNIMPYESTRVCLQPIRGVDGSDYINASFIDGYRQRNAYIATQGPLAETTEDFWRMLWEHNSTIIVMLTKLREMGREKCHQYWPAERSARYQYFVVDPMSEYNMPQYILREFKVTDARDGQSRTIRQFQFTDWPEQGVPKSGEGFIDFIGQVHKTKEQFGQDGPITVHCSAGVGRTGVFISLSIVLERMRYEGVVDMYQTVKTLRTQRPAMVQTEDQYQFNYRAALEYLGSFDHYSN from the exons AAGCCCCGGTTAGTATAACAAGAGGGCTTGAAAGCCAGGTTGGTGTAGCAGGAGGAGTGACAAGCTTCATTTGTGAGGTGACAGGAGACCCAAAGCCAGAGATAGTATGGTTTAAGAATGACAAGGAGGCTTCAAGCCAAAGGTACACAGAATTCCCAATCCGGGGTGGTTCTGTCCTCAGGATAGAGCCGCTGAGAACGCCGAGAGATGACGCTGAATTTACATGCAGGGCATCGAACGGAGTTGGAGATGCAGTGGAATCAAGTGCAAGACTGATTGTACTGCAAG AAAGAAGCCTTCCAGCTGGTTTCCCAACAATCACTCAAGACCCAGACCTGAAAGTTGTGGAGAAAGGACGTTTGGCATTGATGGAGTGTAGGGCAGATGGCAACCCAGAGCCAGATATAACATGGTTGAAGGAGTACGTACCAGTGGATATGACCGATGAAAGGATTTCACAACTAGAAGGAG GAACCCTTCGGATTGAAAACGCTGCTGAGAGTGACCAAGGAAAATACCAGTGTATCGCATCAAATCGAGCCGGAACAAGGTATTCCGCGGCTGCCAATCTCTTTGTAAGAG TTCGTCGCGTTGCCCCCCAGTTCACCATCAAACCAcgagaccaagaagtgatgccAGGAGGAAGCGTTTCCCTGACGTGCGTGGCAGCTGGCTCACCCCTGCCCTACGTCAAGTGGATGAAAGAAGGCTTGGACCTGGAAGACGAGGACGACCTGCCACTTGGCCGAAACGTCCTGGAGCTGACCAATGTACAAGAGACTGCAAATTACACATGCATTGCTACAAGCACACTGGGGACCATCGAGACTTCTGTCAAAGTTACTGTAAAAG CACTCCCAAGGCCACCGACGATACCTCAGGTCAGCGACATCTCAGCGACATCGGTCAGGTTGCACTGGAATTCTGGAAACGTTGATCCCGTATTGTCCTACGTAGTACACTATAAATTGAAGTTCTCATCCGGAAGTTATACGGAGATATCTGATATCACAAGCACTACATACACAGTTGAAAACCTGCAGCCGTACTCTGAGTATGAGTTCAAAGTCTCTGCCGTCAATAACATTGGCCAAGGTGACCCAAGTGAGGGGAGCACCGCCACCACTGGAGAACTAG TACCGCAAACGGCGCCTCGAGACGTCCAAGCCAGACCCTTGAGTTCGAGCACCATCTTAATCCAGTGGCTCCAGCCAGAAATTCCCAACGGTCAAATCCGCAGTTATCGTGTATACTACACCCGATTCCCCAGCCAGCTAGTCTCATCGTGGGATATACACAACGTAGACACCGGCCATTTGACAACAATCAGTGATCTTGTCACCTTGACTACGTATTCCATTCGTGTGTCGGCATTGACTGCTGTCGGAGAGGGACCCCTGTCGCCGATAGTTAAAGTGAAAACCCAGCAAGGAG TTCCCAGCCAACCTTTGGATTTCCGAGGTGAGGCCATTTCTCCTACCGCAATTCAGCTAAACTGGGCTGCTCCAAGTCACGCTGAGGACAGCATAACAGCCTACGAGCTCTACTACAATAGTTCGGATGGCGAGATCAACGAACATGATACGCTCACTGCCGTCAATACCCACCAAATACGCAACCTCCGAGCCAACACGTTGTACAAGATCAGACTGGCAGCTCGCACAGAACGTGGTCTTGGCGTCAGTACGTCTGTAATATCGGTCAGAACTCGGCAAGCAG TCCCTGATGCTCCCCCTCAGAACGTCCGTGGGGAATTCCTGGACTCGACCAGTATTCAGATCCACTGGGCACCCCCGCCTGCTTCCCAACAAAATGGAGTTATAACGGGCTACGAGATCTACTACAACATGATTCTTGATGAGACCTATGATGAGGGCAGTGATGCCAGTGACGCCCTCTCTCGCGAAACCATCGACGCTGTCCACACAATTGAAGTTAGCTCCAGCGCTCGCTCTTCCACCCTGCAAGACCTCGAGAAATGGACACAGTACAGGATTTGGATGGTTGCAAGCACAATAGTTGGCGATGGCCCAGCGTCTGAGCCGATAATTGTGCGCACTGATGAAGATG TTCCTGATGGTGCACCGAAGAAAATCGAAGTCAGGGCCCTCAACTCCACTGCTATCCACATCAAATGGAGAGCGCCCTCTGCCAGTCGACGCAACGGCAGGATACGTGGCTACCAGATCTTCTGTCAGGAGCTGTCAGACAATGATGAGCCTATTGGACAGCCAAAGATGGTGGATGTTATGTCTGATGAG GAGGTTGACTACTCTGCCCGTCAG GAGAGGGTCATTGCTGACTTGAAACCCGACACTTCATACCAGGTGGAGATCAGTGCCTATACCATCAAAGGTGACGGAGAGAGAAGCAGACCGAAGCTTGTACACACTCAGGGAGCAG TGCCAAGCAAACCATTAGGGTTTACAGTCCGGCAAGATGGCAGCTCATATTATGCAACGTGGCAGAGACCAACGCAGACACATGGTCAAGTTAAAGGCTATAAAGTGATGTGGGGACCCAAAGATAGATCGGCTCCcatgaaaaaatcagaaacacAGTCTGGCGAGATGGAGTTCCAGTTCACTCGATTAG CGAATGGAGTTGACTACATCTTTAAAGTTTCTGCCAGTAACAATGTTGGATATGGAGAGGAAGCCACTGCAGAAATCAGTACACCAGAAACAG CCCCTCAGGGTCCCCCAGAAAATGTCACTGCACAAGCTTTGAGCCCCACAGCCATCAAACTGAGGTGGGACCCACCAGCCTTTGAACAGCGAGGCGGCACCATCGTTAAGTACACTGTGCGCTACTACGAGAGGTCTTCACAGAACGTCCGCGGCAAGAAGGTGAACGACACCAACAAGAACGACATGACAGTGACACAGCTGCAACCAAACACTGAATACGTATTCCAAGTCCAGGCCTACACCTCTGTTGGTAGTGGAGCCTTCAGCAGGGAAGTTGAAGAGAGGACGCTTAGTGCCC CTCCTGCAGATGCACCAGTATTTGAATCAGGTTTTGCCCTAGGACCAAACACTATCTCTCTGAAGTGGCTGGCACCGACAGAAACCCGGGGCCACATCACTGGCTACACCGTATACTACACCAAGGATGCCTCCCAGCCCATCGGCAGGTGGCAAACTGTGGAAACTGGGCCTCAGTTGGAGACGTCGGTTACCGGCCTGGAACCTCTGACCACCTACACCTTCAAGGTCTCTGCCCGATCCAGTGAAGGTCACTCACCAGTGTCACAGAATATGCAATTGCAAACCACTGCTGTAAAAC CAGGTTCACCCCAGAAGCTGCAGGCGACCGAAGTTATGGAAAACAAGATGAAGCTGGAGTGGGACCCACCACGTCTTCTGAACAATGCAGTCATCAAGAGATACGAG GTTACATTCACGCCAAACCAGAGTGGACACCGCTACAGTACTGAAGATACACACATCATCCTCGCGGGATTGCGCCCCAACACTGTCTACAAGTTCAGCGTGGTCGCAGTCACTGATCCCGGCGAAGAGAAGAGCGACCCCACCACCATCACAAAAGCCACCAAGTTAGGTG CACCGCCTGACATGGATAAACCATCGGTCGTAGACAACCAAGATCAC GACAATACTATTCCACTGAGAATGGTGCCAGGGTCCAATGAGAATGGTGAAATAGA tttctACCTGGTTGTGGTAGTCCCCTGTGAAGTAGATAGCAATGGTCAACCAATCCTCACCAAGAGCCCAGATGACTACCTCAATGATCTCTACATCAATGCTGCGGATCGACGCAGGCGTAACGTCATTGTGGCCATGCTGCGTAAGACACGCGACATTGATTCTGACGATTCTCCAGCGTACATAGCGATGAAAGTTATGGCTGATGAGTTGCAAGACAACCAGGAGAACATGTTAGTTATCGGTGATGGCAGGACAGTTAATGGCTACCTCAATAAACCACTGGTGAAGGGACAACATTATGTGTTCTTTGTTGCAGCCTGTGTTGTTGATGAGAATGAG gaaaagttttcaacatcCCAATTTAGTGAACCATCAAAAGCAAGCAAGGCATCCGCTGTGATATCAACTACTGCAGCTCCCAAGGATGGAAAGATTGCCTATATCATCGCCCCGGTCATTGGTGCCATCGTTGTGGTCATCATAATTGTGGTCATCTTCCTGTTCGTTAGACG GAGGCGACATGCCCCAACTCCAAAGGAAAAACAAGAAGCACCTCCTCATCCTTCGGATCCAGTAGAAATGAGAAGAATGAACTTCCAGACAGCCG CTATGATGTCTCACCCACCAATCCCAGTCAGTGAACTATCGGAGCACATTGAAAGACTCAAGGCAAACGACAATCTCAAGTTTTCTCAGGAATATGAA TCCATTGAGCCTGGCCAGCAGTTCACTTGGGACCATTCCAACTTGGACTATAACAAGCCCAAGAACCGTTATGCAAATGTTATCGCCTATGACCACTCTAGAGTGGTACTGACGCCCGTCGATGGTCAAACTGGCAGTGACTACACCAATGCTAACTACTGCGACGGCTACCGCAAGCAGAATGCGTATATCGCAACACAGGGCCCTCTACCTGAAACTATCGCAGACTTTTGGCGCATGGTGTGGGACCAGCGCACCGCCACTATCGTCATGATGACCAAACTTGAAGAGAGAAACCGTGTGAAATGTGATCAGTACTGGCCATCCCGTGGAATGGAAACCTATGGCTACATCCAAGTGACGCTGTTGGATACAACAGAACTGGCCACATACACCATTAGAACCTTTGTCATATCCAATCTTAGG AACCGTTCTGGTGAGAAACGTGAAATCCGTCAACTTCAATTCACCGCCTGGCCTGATCATGGTGTACCTGAGCATCCAACCCCAGTTCTGGCCTTCCTCAGACGCGTCAAAGCTTGCAATCCTCCGGACGCTGGACCAATCATCACCCATTGCAG TGCTGGTGTTGGCCGCACAGGAGCATTCATCGTGATTGACTCGATGCTGGAACGCATCAAACACGAGAAGACCGTGGATATCTACGGCCACGTGACGTGCCTGAGAGCTCAGCGGAACTACATGGTGCAGACGGAGGACCAGTACATCTTCATACACGATGCACTCCTTGAAGCTGTTCAGAGTGGAAACACCGAGGTCCCAGCTCGTAATCTCTATGCACACATACAGAAACTCACGCAACCCGAGCAAGGTGAAACAGTCACAGGAATGGAACTTGAATTCAAA CGTCTTGCCAACACTAAAGCACAGCCTTCAAGATTTGTGAGTGCAAATCTTCCTGCTAACAAATTCAAAAACCGTTTGGTGAATATCATGCCATACGAGTCAACCAGAGTGTGTCTTCAACCAATCCGAGGAGTTGATGGCTCCGATTACATCAACGCCAGCTTTATTGAC GGATATCGTCAGAGGAATGCCTACATCGCTACACAGGGCCCTCTTGCAGAAACCACAGAGGATTTCTGGAGGATGCTTTGGGAACACAATTCAA